Within the Natranaeroarchaeum sulfidigenes genome, the region GTGGCGTCGAACAGCGCCCCGGTGTAGGACTCCCGATCGACGACCTGTCGGACGGACTCGCTCATTCGACGTTGTTTCACGCCCCCTACTCGGGACGCCCCGAGGCGGTGCAGGCGACGCTCGCAGAACTCGCGTTGCCAGCCGAACTGGACGCCGATGCGCATCGACGTATCGCCTCGATGGTCGCGCTGGACGCCACAGATGTCGACGAAGGGCAGTCCCGCGCCGCCGAAGCGATCGAAGGTGCACTGTCACCGTACACGGTTCCGGACGGCCCGTTTGCGACTGTCGAGGGGTACGCTGACGTGCTCTCGGCCGTTGCGAGTGACGCGCCGGGGACCGGTATCGCGCTGGCACTCGGCCACGACGCCCGTTTGGACGCGCTGTCTGCGTGGCGTACCCACGCCGCTGCGGTCCACGACGGACTACGGAACGGGACGACCGGCCGGTACGACGGTCTGTTCGTCGCACGCGTCGAGGACGGGCCAGTCCGGACGACAGCACGGCTCCTGCTGGGATATCGCTCGCCGGAACCGATTGCACTGGCTGTCTCCGACGACGAAGCGGGTGTCGCTGCCGCGGACGAAGCAGGCGTTGCTGCCGTCGATGAAGCACTCGCGAGTGCTATCGAAACGACAGGCGGCGAGTTCGCCGGTACGGACCGACGGGGCTACGCCAGATTCGACGGCGAGACAAAGGCTTTCATTGCCGCGTTCAGAGGGACACTATGAAACGCGCAACCATCCGAACGAGGTCCGAACACGCCGAAACGATCGCACGAGCGATCCGGCCGGACAACACGGACGAGATGGTGACTCACGTAGAGAACGCCGACGACGCCGACCGTGTCCGCACAACCATCGAGCGCGAAACGACTGGTGGACTCCAGACGAACGTCGACGATTACGTCGTCAATGTAGACGTCGCAACACAGGTCGTAGAGCACGCAAACCAACATACCAACACACAACCATGAGTGAACGATCCGTATCCAAGCAAGCACAGGAAAAGCGGTGGTACACCGTCCACGCTCCCGAACAGTTCGACCGTGAGGAGCTCGGTGAAACACCCGCCGACGAACCCGAGAAGGTTCTCGGCCGCAACATCGAAACAACGCTGGGCGAACTCCGTAACGACGCCAGCGAGAACAACACCAAACTGACCTTCAAGATCAACGACGTCGGTAGCGACGCCGCGTACACCGAGTTCATCAAACACGAACTCACGCGGGACTACCTGCGTTCGCTGGTCCGGCGCGGTGCCTCGAAGATCGAGGCCTACGTCACGGTCCTAACGACCGACGACTACCGCGTGCAGGTCCAGCCCGTCGCGTTTACGACCAAGAAGGCTGATGCCAGCCAGGAGCAGGCGATCCGCCGCGAAATGATCGACATCGTCGAAGAAGCTGGCGCAGAGCGCTCCTTCGAGGAGCTCCTCGACAGCATCGTCGAAGGTCGACTCTCCAGTGCGATCTACGGCGAGGCAAAGACCATCTACCCGGTCCGTCGCGTCGAGATCCAGAAGACTCGACTCGAAGCCCGTCCCGAAGAGGTCGCAGCTGAAGAAGAGACCTCCGTCGACGTGGACGAAGACGACGTCAGCGTCTAGTAGCGACGCTCGTAGTTTTTTATAGACGCAACCGAGAGTCACGACGTTCGGTCGTCAGTGACGACCACGACCCCGACCATCCCGCCACGTTCGTGTGGAATACAGACGTAGTTGTACTCACCGGCGACCTCGAAGGTGTGCTGATACGTATCCTGAACGTCGATGTTGCCGCCAAAGTCATTGTGCCAGGCATCGCGTGCAGCCTCCTCGGTCTCGTACCCACCCGATGCGAAGTACTCGGCGTCGTCGGGAATCGCGTTTTCGTAGGCGGTTACGGTATGGCCGCGCGAACTCGTGTTTCGCCAGACGACCGTCTCGCCGACCGACGCCTCATAGGTCTCTGGCGTGAATCCGTTAGCAGTCATCCCGATATCGTATTCGGCGTTGCCGAAGGCTGTACAGCCAGCGAGCCCGGCGAGTGCCCCAGCGCCAAGCGTGGCGAGATAGGTCCGGCGCTCCATACTCACAGATTGGAACTTGACGAATATAGGTCGCCCGATCTATCGGGATCCGTTCGTCACTCCCCTTCGAGTAGAATATAAAAACGTAAGTTCAGTCTGGGCATTTCACGGGCATATGCAGCCACGTTTCGTCGGCCGAATGAGTCTCGCCGACGCAGTAACTATCTCGAACGCTGCACTGGGATTTCTGGCCGTCGTAGTCGCCTTTTCTGACCCGATGACTGCGGCACGACTGCTCCTGTTGGCTGCGATCGCAGACGGGCTCGACGGCGTCGTTGCACGCGCGTATGGCAGCTCACCGGCTGGCGAGTATCTCGACTCGCTCGCAGACGTTGCATCGTTCTCTGTCGCCCCCGCAGTCATCGTCTTCGTGGTTGCCCGGGATGGGCTGGGCGTTGACGG harbors:
- a CDS encoding 30S ribosomal protein S3ae, with the translated sequence MSERSVSKQAQEKRWYTVHAPEQFDREELGETPADEPEKVLGRNIETTLGELRNDASENNTKLTFKINDVGSDAAYTEFIKHELTRDYLRSLVRRGASKIEAYVTVLTTDDYRVQVQPVAFTTKKADASQEQAIRREMIDIVEEAGAERSFEELLDSIVEGRLSSAIYGEAKTIYPVRRVEIQKTRLEARPEEVAAEEETSVDVDEDDVSV
- a CDS encoding KEOPS complex subunit Pcc1, with the translated sequence MKRATIRTRSEHAETIARAIRPDNTDEMVTHVENADDADRVRTTIERETTGGLQTNVDDYVVNVDVATQVVEHANQHTNTQP
- a CDS encoding exonuclease RecJ codes for the protein MTDADATSNIAAQLREAGFVRLFAHADGDSLAASGVLARALNELGLPFQVSVVETREEYVNRSKRVDEAVIVPIGIDSRRTDESVLSAIQPTDRPTSVTAFEIARDLGVTPDAVLALAGAIASGAAAGADDTAGVLDAAVERGVEQRPGVGLPIDDLSDGLAHSTLFHAPYSGRPEAVQATLAELALPAELDADAHRRIASMVALDATDVDEGQSRAAEAIEGALSPYTVPDGPFATVEGYADVLSAVASDAPGTGIALALGHDARLDALSAWRTHAAAVHDGLRNGTTGRYDGLFVARVEDGPVRTTARLLLGYRSPEPIALAVSDDEAGVAAADEAGVAAVDEALASAIETTGGEFAGTDRRGYARFDGETKAFIAAFRGTL
- a CDS encoding cupredoxin domain-containing protein; translation: MERRTYLATLGAGALAGLAGCTAFGNAEYDIGMTANGFTPETYEASVGETVVWRNTSSRGHTVTAYENAIPDDAEYFASGGYETEEAARDAWHNDFGGNIDVQDTYQHTFEVAGEYNYVCIPHERGGMVGVVVVTDDRTS